The DNA region GCTTATGAAAAACATTACAAACGTATTTTACGAATTTCTTATAGCTTTATGCTGTTTGATGTCTTCCTCCACGCTTTGGGCATGGGAAGATATGCCAATGCCCAGATTGCATGTCGAAGGCCGTTATTTGGTAGACCCGCATGGGAATAAGGTTAATTTACATGGATTTGCACAAACCTATAGTCCGTGGTTCAATGAGATGGGACAGAAGTGGGACAATTATGACGTGGCAAAATGCTTGAAATACAATCAAGGACTGATTGACGACATTATGGATGCCGGTTGGAAAATGAATTTTCTTCGATTACACATGGACCCGTATTGGTCAAATTCTCTGGGAATTCATGTAGAAGGAGAGAATGATATTTCAGCATTCGATTTCAACCGGTTTAAAACTTATCTTGATAGAGTCTTTATTCCGATGGCGGAATATGCCGTCTCAAAAGGGCTTTATGTAGTGATGCGTCCTCCCGGAGTCTGTCCGGAAAAGATAGCCGTAGGAGATGAGTATAATCAGTATCTTATTAAAGTATGGACACATGTAGCCCAGCATCCGAAATTAAAGAATCATCCCAATATTATGTTTGAACTGGCCAACGAGCCGATTAATATACTTGGGCCTGATGGTACTTATGGAGCCGGTTCGCAGGGACACTTCGATAAACTGAAAGAGTATTTCCAGTCGGTGGTAGATGCGATGCGTGCACAGGGCTGTGATAATATTCTCTGGATACCCGGTTTGGGTTATCAGGGATTGTATAAAGGATTTGCTGTGAATCCGATTGAGGGAGAAAATATTGGCTATGCTGTTCACCTTTACCCGGGCTGGATGGGAAGTGACGGGGAAAATGGAGACGGTGGTTCCAGTACAGGAGGATATGAACCTTTCCAGCAGGGATGGGATGATTCTGTAGCTCCGGTAGCGGCATTCGCACCTATCATGATAACAGAAATGGATTGGGCGCCGTCAAAATATAATGCTTCATGGGGGAAAGCCCATACCGGTACATTTGGCGGTCCGGGTTTTGGAGCGAATATGAAACATATTGTAGATAATTCGGGCAATGTGAGCTGGCTTATTTTTACGGGTGCCGATTTGCTGGCGAAGTTTAAAGATACTCCACCTGCCGAAGGAGAGGCATACACCTTCCTGACTGATCCGGAAGCTTGTCCGTGGTCTACCTATCACTGGTATCAGGAATATGCAAAGGAGAATTATCCGCGTCCCGATTTCACCTATCAGTCTCATAGTGATAATGGGGATGGAACATATACCAATCCCGTTATCTTCGGTGATTTCCCTGATCCTGATGTAATCCGTGTAGGTGATGTGTACTACATGGTATCCACTACTATGTTCATTTTTCCTGGAGCTACCATTCTGAAATCTTATGATTTGGTGAACTGGGAGTATTGCTGCAATCCGTTGGAGCGGATAGAGGCATCTGATGGTTATAATCTTGAAAATGGTCAGAATCGTTACAGTCGCGGACAGTGGGCAACAGCGCTTCAATATCATGACGGCAAGTTCTATCTTCTGTTTACTACACTGGATGAAGGTGGATACCTATTGACCACTACTGATATTGAAGGTGGATGGGAAAAGAAGAAGTTGAATGACGGTTTTTATGATTGCGGATTGCTTTTTGATAATGATAAAATATACGTAGTTTACGGTATCAATCAGCTTCGCATAGCCGAATTGGATGCAGATTTCAATAAAATTCCCGGCAGAGATAAGGATGTGGTTAAATGGTCTTTCCGCGAAGGACTCGAAGGGAGCCGTTTGTATAAGATAGGTGAATATTATTATATCTACTCTACGTATGGAGGGTGGCCTGCTTTCCAGACTGTTTTCCGTTCCAAAGACATCTACGGACCTTATGAGGAGAAGAAGCTGATAGACGATGACAACATTCATCAGGGAGCTTTGATAGAAACGCAGACTGGAGAGTGGTGGACTATGCTTTTCTACGATAAAGGCGCTTATGGACGGTTCCCTAACCTGCAACCCGTAAAATGGGTGGATGGTTGGCCTGAAATCGGTGAGAACGGAAAAGGAGTCACTACCTATCGTAAGCCCGATGTTGGTAAGGAATACCCTATAAAGTCATTGCCTACAAATGATAATTTCAGACATTATAAATTAGGACTGCAATGGGGATGGAATCATAATGCAGACAGATCAAAATGGTCGTTGACTGAACATGCCGGCTATTTGCGATTGTATACGGCAAATGTTACTGACAGCCTGCATAAAGCCAAGAACACATTGACCCAAAGAATTCTGGGATATCCACAGGATTTGGAGCATTCTTATGGTACGGTCAGAATGGAGATAGGAAAAATGCAAGAAGGCGATGTGGCAGGATTGGCAGTATTTCAGGACCCTTATGCTTTTATTGGTATTAAAGTCATAGACGGACAGAAGCGGTTGGTTTATACCACTGCCCCTGTAGTTTCGTCGGCTGCAAAGTCGGAGCAGATAGGAGAGGTAGTCACTGAATCGGTAATCTATCTGCGAGCTATTGCCAATTACAGCACGAGTAAGGCAGGTTTCTACTACAGCCTGGACAACAAGAACTATACAAAATTTGGAGATGACCTGAACATGAAGTATGATCTGACGGTATTCACAGGTAATAAGTTCGCTATCTTTAATTATGCAACTGTCCAGACAGGTGGCTATGTAGATATAGACTGGTTCTCTACCGAACCGGCGTTTGATGAAGAGTTCTATTTTGACGATTCTTTTGAGGGTTATAGTGAGGAATCACTAACCTTAACCGAATTGGCCATCAATGGAGATGAAGAGCTAACTTTGCTTACCGGGAGTTCTTCTACAATTACAGTGAAAGGAATATATGCCGATGGCCATACGGAAGATATCACTATGGCGGCCGATTATGAAAATCAAAATCCGGATGTCGTGCGTGTAACTAATGGGCGTATAATGGCTTTGCAGGATGGAGAAAGTGATGTAGTTATCAGCTACAAAGGTCCATTGGGCGACCGTCAGTCTTTGACGATTCATGTCACTTCCTCCACTTTTCCATTAACTGCAGAATTGTTTAATCCCAATATTTATGCGACCGGCTCTTTTGATGAGAATACGCATACATTAATGACCGGACAGTATGGTTTCGGCGGCTGGTGGTACGACAACGGTATTGATTTATCGGAATATAAATACGTTGTGGCAAAAATGGGCAATGATAACTCGGACAACGGTGCTTCATTCCGTTTGTTTGATGAGAATAACTATTGGTCGGGAGCTGCCGAATATGAAATCAAGAGCAGCAAGCAAGTGGTTGTCGATTTGAATAATATGTATAAGGGTAATCCCAAAGTGAAACTTGATCCGAGCCATATTTATATTGTAGGCTTTTGGTCGTTAGGAGGAAAGCCCATTGTCATAGAGAAAGTCTATCTGACTAATTCCGATGATTACGAAGATCCTACTGGTATCGAGGATGTAACCGTAGAGAAAAATCCTCTGGTAGATGTCTATACCATTACGGGAATCAAGCTCCGCACTCAGGTGCGCAGAAGTGAGGTGATCCGGGATTTGTCTGCAGGAATTTATATTGTGGGAAGAGAGAAGATTGCCATACTGAAGTAATCCGATGATGGAATCTGATTAGTTTACATAAGTGGGCAATCTATTTCTTTGAAAACGTATTTATAAGGATACTGTAATCCGGCTTACAGGTACTTGTATCCATGCTTTGGAAGAGCTACACCCTTTTGCCCGGATGGCTACACCCTTTTAGTCTCATGGCTACACCTTTTCATATAAAGGGTGTAGCCTTTCCGAAAGGATGCTTTACTCTTAGAATATCAGTTTTTGAAAAATATTTATTCAAAATAAAAGTTCTTCTTTTTTTATTGCTTATATTTGTCAGAGTGATCAATCTTTGAACCTTAGTAGAAATTAATTATATACAACTATACCATGAGAAAACTTATTTTCCTTCTCCTGCTTTGCATTACTGGTATGCTTCAGGCACAAAATGTAATCGACAATCCTAAGTTTAAATTCCGTTCGGGCAGTATCTATAATATTCCTCGCATTGAACGTACTCCGGATGCAACAAGGTTGCATATCCATGTTATTTTCCGTCCGCATTGGTGGGTGATGCTGGGTAAGAACACTTATCTGGAAGATGCGGATACCGGTGAGAAATATTATCTTACGGGGAGCGAAGGTTTTGAACTGGATAAAGAAGTATATACTCCGGACTCGGGAACTTTAGATTTTGTACTTCTTTTTCCACCGCTTCCTGAAACAACAAAAAAGATTCATTTCCTCGATGATGATGAAGGCGATGAGTCGCATACATTCTATATATCTTTGGAAAAGAAAGATGCCAAAGCCTCACTTTTCGATAAAGTTTCCGGTAACTGGATGGGAATGGATGACTATTATGAATGGGCTTTCGGCATATACGATTCTCTTGCTGTCATGGACAACCGTTTCTATCAGTACGAAGCAATCCGTCAGAAAGGCAAAAGCATGCTGTTGACTTTGAAAGATGACCGGGGCGATAAAGTGGAACTGGAACTTACCCCGCAAAAGAATGGTCTGTGCCGGATAAAGAAAGATAAAGAACCCGCCCGGTTTTATTCACGGGATGCGGGAAGCATGAAGGCGATGCAGGTTGAAGAGGATGAGAGGCCGGTATTCCGTCGTGATAGTGTTTGCCTGCAAGGATATATTGCCGGCTATGATCAGAAATTAGGTTTTACCAATGGTCTGATTTATGTTTCCAATGACCTGACGAGGGAAGACTATCCGATGGTAGTGACTCTGCAACCCAATGGAAGGTTTGAGTGTAAGTTTGAGGTCAACTACCCTATGGTAAGTTCGGTAGTGTTTAATAATAACTGGTTACCCTTTTATATAGAGCCGGGGCAAACTGTAACCATGTATGTAGATTGGGAAGCTGTAATGGCACGTAGTCGTGCCCGTGATTATTATTATCCTCTTCATAATGTCCATTACATGGGAACTACTGCATATATAGGAAGGGCATTGAAATATGTGGATGATTTATTCGTATTCCGTTATGAGGATTTCTCGAAGATGCAGAAAGAGCTGACCCCTGCACAATTTGCAGAGCGTTGCGAACCCATGTTTCGTCGTTGGTCAGAGCAGGCTGACTCGCTTGTAGCTGTCAACGGATATGTGGGAAAGGCGGCACGCTTGGTGAGAAATACGGCAAGGATTTCCCAAGGTTATCAGATGCTGGACTTTGTAATGGACAGAGCTTATCTGGCGCGAGAGAATAAAGATAACGAGGTTCTGAAGGTTAAGGAAGATTCAACTTATTACCACTTCTTACGACAGATGCCGCTTAACGATAGTCTTATCGTAGCGGACAGGCATTTCAGTACATTTATCAACCGCCTTGAGTATATGGATTTTGCAAGGGCTATGGGTGATACGACGACTGTTGAAATGGGAAAGATTACCTATAAATATCCTGAAAAATCTGTTCTTACTTATTTGAAGAAGAATGGTGTAATATTGACTCCCGAGCAAGAAAAAATGCGAAAAGATAGCGAAGAAAGAGCGGGTAAGACTGTGACAAGAGAGATAAGCGAACTCATTGCGGAGACAAAGATATGGGAAGAACTTAGAGAAAAATATAAGGATTTATTCGAAGCTTATCGAAAGGAAAACGAGGTAATGGATGGTGTTTCTGTATCAATTGATGAAAATCAAAAGGCAGAAGATGAAAAAAAAATGAAAATAAATGCTTTCTTTAGATATCAAAGAGAAAAATCTGGACGATTGGATACCATAGTCGGATATATTCCGTTGGTTTCGCAGATCATTACTTTGCGTAGTCTTCCTTTTGATTTAAAACAATTGGATAGGGAAGGTGCCCGTAGCCTGTTGGAGAAAGAAAAACAGTTAATCAGCCATCCGTTCATGTTTGCTGAGGCGGAACGTTTGTATGCCAAAGCGTTTCCGCAACAAAATGATAGCACGTATGCTTTACCTGAAGGGCCCGCTACGGACATCTTCCGTAATATTATTAAAGCCCATGCGGGTAAAGCTCTATTTGTAGATTTTTGGGCAACGTTCTGTGGTCCCTGTCGTGGAGGTATTGAACATACTGCCGGTTTGCGCCAACAGTATAAAGATCATCCGGAATTCCAGTTCATATACATCACCAGTGATCGTGAAAGTCCCGAAAAGACTTATAATGAGTATGTGGAAAAGAATTTGAAAGGTGAGGCTTGTTATCGTATCCCCCAGGCAGATTACAACTATCTCCGCCAATTATTCCACTTTAATGGTATCCCTCATTATGAGTGGATAGAAAAAGATGGTACTGTATTGCGAAATTCTCCGGGAACTTATAATCTGGAGAAATATCTGAAGCAACGTTTTGGAAGTAAAAAATGACTCATATTATGAAGCAAATAAATAGCTGTCTGTTGTTTATGCTGTTTTCATTTTTCAG from Bacteroides sp. MSB163 includes:
- a CDS encoding family 43 glycosylhydrolase is translated as MKNITNVFYEFLIALCCLMSSSTLWAWEDMPMPRLHVEGRYLVDPHGNKVNLHGFAQTYSPWFNEMGQKWDNYDVAKCLKYNQGLIDDIMDAGWKMNFLRLHMDPYWSNSLGIHVEGENDISAFDFNRFKTYLDRVFIPMAEYAVSKGLYVVMRPPGVCPEKIAVGDEYNQYLIKVWTHVAQHPKLKNHPNIMFELANEPINILGPDGTYGAGSQGHFDKLKEYFQSVVDAMRAQGCDNILWIPGLGYQGLYKGFAVNPIEGENIGYAVHLYPGWMGSDGENGDGGSSTGGYEPFQQGWDDSVAPVAAFAPIMITEMDWAPSKYNASWGKAHTGTFGGPGFGANMKHIVDNSGNVSWLIFTGADLLAKFKDTPPAEGEAYTFLTDPEACPWSTYHWYQEYAKENYPRPDFTYQSHSDNGDGTYTNPVIFGDFPDPDVIRVGDVYYMVSTTMFIFPGATILKSYDLVNWEYCCNPLERIEASDGYNLENGQNRYSRGQWATALQYHDGKFYLLFTTLDEGGYLLTTTDIEGGWEKKKLNDGFYDCGLLFDNDKIYVVYGINQLRIAELDADFNKIPGRDKDVVKWSFREGLEGSRLYKIGEYYYIYSTYGGWPAFQTVFRSKDIYGPYEEKKLIDDDNIHQGALIETQTGEWWTMLFYDKGAYGRFPNLQPVKWVDGWPEIGENGKGVTTYRKPDVGKEYPIKSLPTNDNFRHYKLGLQWGWNHNADRSKWSLTEHAGYLRLYTANVTDSLHKAKNTLTQRILGYPQDLEHSYGTVRMEIGKMQEGDVAGLAVFQDPYAFIGIKVIDGQKRLVYTTAPVVSSAAKSEQIGEVVTESVIYLRAIANYSTSKAGFYYSLDNKNYTKFGDDLNMKYDLTVFTGNKFAIFNYATVQTGGYVDIDWFSTEPAFDEEFYFDDSFEGYSEESLTLTELAINGDEELTLLTGSSSTITVKGIYADGHTEDITMAADYENQNPDVVRVTNGRIMALQDGESDVVISYKGPLGDRQSLTIHVTSSTFPLTAELFNPNIYATGSFDENTHTLMTGQYGFGGWWYDNGIDLSEYKYVVAKMGNDNSDNGASFRLFDENNYWSGAAEYEIKSSKQVVVDLNNMYKGNPKVKLDPSHIYIVGFWSLGGKPIVIEKVYLTNSDDYEDPTGIEDVTVEKNPLVDVYTITGIKLRTQVRRSEVIRDLSAGIYIVGREKIAILK
- a CDS encoding TlpA family protein disulfide reductase, yielding MRKLIFLLLLCITGMLQAQNVIDNPKFKFRSGSIYNIPRIERTPDATRLHIHVIFRPHWWVMLGKNTYLEDADTGEKYYLTGSEGFELDKEVYTPDSGTLDFVLLFPPLPETTKKIHFLDDDEGDESHTFYISLEKKDAKASLFDKVSGNWMGMDDYYEWAFGIYDSLAVMDNRFYQYEAIRQKGKSMLLTLKDDRGDKVELELTPQKNGLCRIKKDKEPARFYSRDAGSMKAMQVEEDERPVFRRDSVCLQGYIAGYDQKLGFTNGLIYVSNDLTREDYPMVVTLQPNGRFECKFEVNYPMVSSVVFNNNWLPFYIEPGQTVTMYVDWEAVMARSRARDYYYPLHNVHYMGTTAYIGRALKYVDDLFVFRYEDFSKMQKELTPAQFAERCEPMFRRWSEQADSLVAVNGYVGKAARLVRNTARISQGYQMLDFVMDRAYLARENKDNEVLKVKEDSTYYHFLRQMPLNDSLIVADRHFSTFINRLEYMDFARAMGDTTTVEMGKITYKYPEKSVLTYLKKNGVILTPEQEKMRKDSEERAGKTVTREISELIAETKIWEELREKYKDLFEAYRKENEVMDGVSVSIDENQKAEDEKKMKINAFFRYQREKSGRLDTIVGYIPLVSQIITLRSLPFDLKQLDREGARSLLEKEKQLISHPFMFAEAERLYAKAFPQQNDSTYALPEGPATDIFRNIIKAHAGKALFVDFWATFCGPCRGGIEHTAGLRQQYKDHPEFQFIYITSDRESPEKTYNEYVEKNLKGEACYRIPQADYNYLRQLFHFNGIPHYEWIEKDGTVLRNSPGTYNLEKYLKQRFGSKK